Proteins from a genomic interval of Chelonoidis abingdonii isolate Lonesome George chromosome 7, CheloAbing_2.0, whole genome shotgun sequence:
- the GLRX2 gene encoding glutaredoxin 2 isoform X1 → MMALSGALRAAGSRLRMGNSPSTSMGLSNAATMNKIQETISDNCVVIFSKTTCGYCKMAKKLFQDMNVNYTAVELDLYENGSQFQDILHQMTGGRTVPRVFINGAFIGGATDTQRLHQEGKLLPLVHQCQMRRAKNSDLPCSLP, encoded by the exons ATGATGGCCTTGTCGGGAGCCCTGCGCGCCGCCGGCAGCCGGCTCAG aatgggAAATAGTCCATCTACTTCAATGGGATTGTCTAATGCCGCTACTATGAACAAGATCCAG gaaACCATTTCGGACAACTGTGTAGTGATTTTCTCTAAAACAACGTGTGGCTACTGCAAAATGGCAAAGAAACTGTTCCAGGATATGAATGTAAATTACACAGCAGTAGAACTAGACTTGTATGAAAATGGAAGCCAGTTTCAAGACATTCTTCATCAAATGACTGGTGGCAGGACG GTTCCAAGAGTGTTTATTAATGGGGCTTTCATCGGAGGTGCTACAGATACTCAAAGGCTTCACCAGGAAGGCAAGCTGCTTCCATTAGTTCATCAATGTCAAATGAGAAGAGCAAAGAATTCTGATCTGCCATGTAGCCTACCTTAG
- the GLRX2 gene encoding glutaredoxin 2 isoform X2, whose product MGNSPSTSMGLSNAATMNKIQETISDNCVVIFSKTTCGYCKMAKKLFQDMNVNYTAVELDLYENGSQFQDILHQMTGGRTVPRVFINGAFIGGATDTQRLHQEGKLLPLVHQCQMRRAKNSDLPCSLP is encoded by the exons atgggAAATAGTCCATCTACTTCAATGGGATTGTCTAATGCCGCTACTATGAACAAGATCCAG gaaACCATTTCGGACAACTGTGTAGTGATTTTCTCTAAAACAACGTGTGGCTACTGCAAAATGGCAAAGAAACTGTTCCAGGATATGAATGTAAATTACACAGCAGTAGAACTAGACTTGTATGAAAATGGAAGCCAGTTTCAAGACATTCTTCATCAAATGACTGGTGGCAGGACG GTTCCAAGAGTGTTTATTAATGGGGCTTTCATCGGAGGTGCTACAGATACTCAAAGGCTTCACCAGGAAGGCAAGCTGCTTCCATTAGTTCATCAATGTCAAATGAGAAGAGCAAAGAATTCTGATCTGCCATGTAGCCTACCTTAG